The Haloarchaeobius sp. HME9146 DNA segment CACCGGTTCGAGAGCTTTCCCGCGGGATGAAGCAGAAGGCATCGCTCGCGAGCGTGCTGGCGACCGACTCCGACGTGGTGTTCCTCGACGAACCGACGCTGGGACTCGACGTGGAGAGTTCGCTGAAACTCCGCCGTGAGTTGCGCCGCATCGTCAGCGAACGCGGCCTCACGGTCGTCCTCTCCAGTCACGACATGGACGTCATCGAGGACGTCTGCGACCGCGTCATCATCATGAGTGAGGGGCGAGTCATCGCCAACGACACCGTCGCGAACCTCCTCCGTGGCTTCGAGACCCGGGGATTCCGGGTTTCGAGCCCGAACCTCGACGAAGACGCACTGTCCGAGGTCCAGGCCGAGTTCGACGTGACCGACGTGCAGCAGTACGACGGTCACACGCGCATCGAGGTGGCGACCGACTCCGACGGCTTCTACGAGCTGATGGCTGTGCTGCGGGCCCACGCGGTCACTATCGACGCCATCGAGACTGTCACTCCGGACTTAGAAGAGGCATTCCTCGAGATGACGAAGGGGGAGCAACGATGAGTCACGAGACTGGTGAGGGCACCTCATCGCAGGCACCGTCAGTAGAAGACGATGACCCACAGCCGGCGACCTACTGGGACCTGTCGAAGGCCGTCCTCTACCGGGAGTTCCTCCTGTTCGTGCGCTATCCGGCGAACGCCATCGGTGGCATCGTCATCTCCCTGTTCTTCTTCGGCCTGCTGTTCTATGGCGGGCAGATGCTCGCCGGGCAAGCCCTGACCGACTCGATAGAGGGTATCATCGTCGGGTACTTCCTCTGGACGCTCGCGGTCGGAGCCTACAGTTCGCTCTCGAACGACATCGGGAGCGAGGTCCAGTGGGGTACCCTCGAGCGCCACTTCATGACGCCCTTTGGCTTCGCCCCGGTCGCGCTCGCGAAGGGCGTCGCCAAGGTTATCAGAACGTTCGTCACCTCGATAGTCGTCCTCGCCGTCATGCTCGTCCTGACCGGGACGACACTCCAGTTGAACGTCCTGACCATCGTCGTGGTCGCGACCCTTTCGATCGCGTCCGTGCTTGGGCTCGGGTTCGCTGCAGGCGGTATCACCGTCCTCTACAAGCAGGTCGGGAACTGGCTCAACCTCCTGCAGTTCAGCTTCATCCTCCTCATCTCGGCACCCGCATTCGATTTGGGCTGGACGCGCTTCCTCCCGCTGGCACAGGGGAGCGCGCTGCTTCAGCGCACGATGATCGATGGCACCCGGTTGTGGGAGTTCCCACTGCTCGACCTCGCCGTCCTCGGGGGGGTGGCAGGTGGCTACGTGGGCGTCGGATATCTCATCTTCCAGTACACGACGAGACGGGCGCGAAAGCTGGGCGTCCTCGGGGATTACTGAGCCGCCTGAAGACTGGGGGAGCAGCCAACCCCTATTTATGTAATTTGGCCAAGTATTATTTGTGTCGAATATCGTGACTGTACCATGCAGAAAGAGGTGGTGATAACCATTGCACTCGTTGCCCTCGTCGCACTGGCAGGGTGCCATGGTGGAGGTGGGAGTGACGAACCGGATCGGTCTATCGACATAACGAACGACCAGCGATACGAATCTGGGGTCAGTCCGGCAGACGAACCACTCATCAAGGCTGACGCCACACGAGAGGACGAACTGGAGAACGTGACGCTGGCGTGGACAGCCTACAACCGGAGTGGGAGCCCGGCCATGGGGCCCGACGCCGATGGGACGAAATCGATGACCGAAGAGGGAGACCGATTCCGTGCCTCGCTTCCTGATTTCCCCGCAGGGTACCAGGTAGAGTACGAGGTGCGAGCGAACTACAACGACAACGAGACGTACACCGACGACGCCTCCTACACCGTCTCGTACGTCGAGTCGGTCGACGGGCCGAACACGAACGCCGAAACCGCCAATCTCACCACGGACGT contains these protein-coding regions:
- a CDS encoding ABC transporter ATP-binding protein, whose product is MESQSEKRASERPETADRSGEDSDQTPAIAVEGLTKTFGKGDEALTAVDDVSFTVREGSVVGLLGPNGAGKTTTIKSILGMILPDTGTVRIRGIDVHADPRRAYRHVDAMLEGARNDYWRLTVRENLRYFATISGVKPNSVAGRHQRLLEQLDLAEKADTPVRELSRGMKQKASLASVLATDSDVVFLDEPTLGLDVESSLKLRRELRRIVSERGLTVVLSSHDMDVIEDVCDRVIIMSEGRVIANDTVANLLRGFETRGFRVSSPNLDEDALSEVQAEFDVTDVQQYDGHTRIEVATDSDGFYELMAVLRAHAVTIDAIETVTPDLEEAFLEMTKGEQR
- a CDS encoding ABC transporter permease translates to MSHETGEGTSSQAPSVEDDDPQPATYWDLSKAVLYREFLLFVRYPANAIGGIVISLFFFGLLFYGGQMLAGQALTDSIEGIIVGYFLWTLAVGAYSSLSNDIGSEVQWGTLERHFMTPFGFAPVALAKGVAKVIRTFVTSIVVLAVMLVLTGTTLQLNVLTIVVVATLSIASVLGLGFAAGGITVLYKQVGNWLNLLQFSFILLISAPAFDLGWTRFLPLAQGSALLQRTMIDGTRLWEFPLLDLAVLGGVAGGYVGVGYLIFQYTTRRARKLGVLGDY